The sequence TCTAGTGGTTCGGGAGAAAGCGTTGAGCACTACATACCAAGATaaaaatttcacaagaaaataaGGTGTGCGTATTGCAGCTTAAGTCTTTTAACAGTCATTCTAAAATAACAGTTGATCTGTACTTTAAATCAATTTAGAAAGTGTGGTTTGtgactacaaaataaaacactagaCCCTGCCTGTCTCACATGTAGTTATGTCATTGATGTTAAAAGTGCAACAAATTTAGACCAGACCACTAGAAAAGGTTCAGTTAAAATTATAGACACTATTGCGGCCATAAAAAGGTGCCATGTGTCACCTACAGTGTACAGAGTAACACTTTTTCACGTAAAAGGAAGCAAGTCTGCCTAAAGAGTAGGCAGTTCAGACAGAGCACTGAACATGCTCTTGATGTTAATTCACCTCAAAGTCAGGCTCTGTCCCACTGCTGTAGCTAAAGGTGCTGTGAGTGCTGAGTCTGTTGCTCTCAGTAcctgaagtaaagaaaaaacacattaatccaaaaagaaaacatgcaatTTCAAGTTTGTCTATGATTAGTATGTGTGGTGAATTATGCAAAACCAGTTCaccaaatgtggaaaaaaatatctTCCTGAGTCTCGCAACAGTTATAATGCAACATGTCTGCATAGAAGAGTACAAGATTAGAATGAAATTACACAGAGGAGAAGCCTGTAAAGAGCAGGCCAAATGTGAGAATCATGAGGCTGTCAGCAAATAATAAGTCTGAAAATGTATCACTACATTTGAAAGCACAATATTTGTCCTTTGTGATATTGCACATTTCTAAGTGACAGTTCCTTCCCTACTGTTTTGAGCCAGCTcacctaaaaacaaaatatgaaaggAATGGTGAAAATCCCTGAATGAACAAACCATAGCACAACTTGAACATTCAGTGACTGTTAGGGATTAATTAAATGCCTCTGATAAGAGGTTTACAGAGCTTATCAAAGGTCCATCTCTAATTAATCAAACTGGTAATTTAATTTCTGTTACTTTTTAGCTTCTCTGTGAGAGAGGAAGGAATTCCGTTTTACAATTTCAGACAAGTTATTTGGAGCTGGAGAgacagggtacaccctggacacatTGCCAGTCCATCACCAGGCCGgcacactgagacagaaaaacactcacatctacacctatgggcaatttagagtcatcaattaGCCTAACCCCGGCCTgaatgtctttggactgtgggaggaaaccagagtacccagagaaaacctacataggcacagggagaacatgcaaacttcacagaAAAAGGCCCCAGCGTAGAATGGGCACCATCAAAGATTTATTTGGGTATAATTTATGGTTAGCAGGATTAACATTACGTTACTACTACACTAGGAGAAATCCATGGCTTTCCTGAAACAGGAAAAGCTCCATTCAATCTTAATTTGGCTGCAGACATCGGATGCATTGTGCATTGTGATTTataatgaaacagaaagaggaaatttAGCGGGTTCAGTGATACTGAATTATGCAAGAAAAACTctcaacataaaaatgaaagtagATCCAAAATGTTAGTACTGCCCACTGGTATTTACTGAAGATAAAATATTATTAGGACTCACTGGAAGTGCTGGATGTGCTGCCTGTTTTCCAGGTACCTCTCTGCATATTCTGAGGCACTGGAGGAGGTGGCGCCGCTGTTTTGGGCATCGGCTCATATACTGCACACTCTAATGTCATAGTGGAGCCCAAGCCCAAGTTCCTCTGCAGCGGAGCACTTATCTCATAATctaagaaaaaacagaccacatcaaatagcattttttaaaacaacaggaTGTGATTTACAGTGTGTTCTGTCCATCAAGTATAGTAAGATGTAATAATAATCACATTATAAGTCAAATTATTCTACCCAGTTCCTTTCCtgtcttctccctctctttgtgaCGCCTGGTGATGCTGTCTCGTAGTTTCTTCAGATTTTCCtgataaaacacacaactgATGTGAGATCTATCTCTTCACCACTAATCGGCACCTGACAGtccataaacattttttttgttaatctaCCTGCTGATACCGTATGGAGCTCGCCCTCCGCTCATGGTCAAACTGCCATTCCTTGAACTCTTGGACAGCCTCATCCACAGTAATTTCCCCCACTTTGACCCTCTCCTGCAGGGAGATGAGCTGCCTCTGTCCAGGGGTCTTCATCCCAGCATAGGGGTCATAAATAGGTGTTGGGGCATCTACGGCAGGTCGAGCTGGATGGGAGAAAAAGTTCAACAAACTCTGTAAAATTTTCAACCCTGCATTACTTTTCTTCCTTACATTTCTTTTGGGAATCagtaattacaaaaaataatgtaataatgtgtgATGGTTGAGTTATTCAGTAGTTCAATAGTTTAAACTGTGGCTTACCTGCAGGACATTCCATGTCCATCATTTTACTCTGGGGgatatttttatctgaaaataCTGTCAAAAACATCAGGTTACCTATTTtttaggatttttaaaaaaaatctcatgcAATTTAATTTTaggtcaaataaaaacagatcgCACAACACCTCTAGAGATGTAGGTCATGGGCTTGTCAGGCTTTTCATGCTTTTCAGGGTTAGACTCTGGTCTGGGAATGGGGGCTGGTGGGCGGTTAATTATTACAGGGTAGGTACTGTTTGCATCCACAGTATCGTAGATATCCTCTGGACAGAAGTGGTATGGATCCTCTTCTTCAGTTTGATCTAAGTCATTCTGAtcatctttttcctcctcctcacataTAAGGTGCTCATTGTTATCCTGGACATTATTGTCATGAGGTTTCACTGGAACACATAACATAATCACATCAGACATACAATATACTATGTTGTACAGAGTTCCTATTTAAGGTGATTACTTTGACAGTTATTCAAAAATATACCTTGGAAAAACTTCCTAAGCATAGCTTCCTCAGGGTTCTCGTCTATTGCAGTCATCACCTCAtctgataaaaacacaacagtgataATCACCAACATCATAACCACTAGTTTTGTAATTGTGACCAATGTCaggacaaataaacaaaaataatttaatcttACATAGGTCTTCTGCACATTCAGGGTCAATCCCCAGCATTGACTCATATATGTCCTCTGAACAGCCTGAGTACTTCATCATTATATCTTGAGAGGTAGTTGACATAAGTTCATATACCTCTGCAACCTCCTCTGTATTAACGGTCTCTTCAATGTGACACTTGAGCATGTCTGCTGTCTCCTAGAAATGTTTTCATACAAGACGCAGACATGAATCAAAAATAAAGGAGAACTTGGCTGTAAGAAGAAAATATTCAATACATtgttaaaaacaagaaaaaggtgCAAAAACTGGACTTACAACAAATTCGTCCATGAACTGTCTCAGATCAGAAAATCCACTCTTCTCTGCGACCGTGTTTGGGTAATCTCCATATTTGTTCATCACACTGTAGGCCTGCAGAGCCCCAGGACACCCAAGGAGTACTGTGGTTAGCTTCTTCAGCCCGAACTTAGCAGCAAAGTGGAGAAGTGTGGGAAGCTCCTCGATACGCTGAtctaaaagacaaaaagcaatCAGGTACAATCATTTGGAAGCTACTTTCCTCTAGGTGGTTTTTGTTTAAAAGCTCAGACACGCATTGAAGAGATGAAATATATACAATTTAATAATTttagatactttttttttgagAAAGTAATAGAACAAGAAATCAGAGTGCTGTACTGACTTGCCGCCATATTATCCTGTTCAATCTGTCTGATTCCAAACAGCTGAAGGCCAGTGGTAGGCATTCTTGATTTTAATGAGTCAGTTAACATATTATCCAGCGATTCTGTCGCACTGGATGTCAAGTTGAAGGCCTGTAAGTAAAAAATAAGTTACACAAGAGCTactaaaaatagcaaaaaagtaaattaatatGCTATAATGTCTCACCTGGCAAATAAAGTTAATGGGGTCAGTAGCATTTTCAagataccggctgacttcccCCATACTTGTATAATATGTAACAGGCCTCAAGCTGACACATGATTGGTCATAATACAGGGTGAGTGATACCACTCCCACAGGCATATCTAgataaaagcaaacagaaaacaaaaacggTGATTTCAATATCTTGCACTCATAACTGAAAAGGTAGATGAGAGTTTGCACATGACTTCTTGGAGATACTTGCCAGGTGCTGCAACGCTTATAGTGTATTCATTCTCCACAGTGACTGGGACCCTTTTTGCAGCTACACTTTCCAATGAAAACTCCACTTCTGCTACCAACTGATCATctattttctgtgtgaaaatgataaaaagtGTCTCCTGTTCCttaaacaaaaagcaaaactagAATTAGAATGGTTTCATAGTAACTATTTCCAACTACAGTAGGACAGGTTGATATAACAGGTATTGGGGTAAAATATGTTATTGATACCAGTAAAATAAAACTCTTTACACAGTAACACAATGTAAATACTAAATATATCATtgtttaattaataaaacatgGGACTTAAtgtataaaaacacagcatcacTTTAGAAATGGTTCTGAACCACTGTTAATTTGGTATTGTTATAATTATCATGCAGTTGCTTAGTCTTACCCCACAGAGCACTCTGTTTGGTTGAACAGTGAGACAGGTGGGCTGTGTGGGTGAACTTGTTTCCTCGCTTGCTGaattctctctgctctctgggtcttcttcattttcatcttctctGAGAGTTTCTGTTAGCTCTTCTGAATCCACTTCCTCTGTTTCAGCAGCAGTGGGATTTTCACTTGAAGAGGTTTCTGTGATGTAcgtctctgctgcagctgctgcttcgCTCTCATGTTCACACTCAACTTGTTTGCCAAACAAAGAAATTATTATCAGCCCTTAATTATATCTACAGGCACCTAAATATACTGCACATATTAAAGGTGTTTTTTATTAAGCTTTCACTATTCAGGAAGGACTAGAGGCTCAGTTTGTACACAAAACACTCCAGTGTGTTAGTTCATTTTAAGGTATCCAGTTAGtgatgaattgaattgaacttgcACTTTCTGAAGCATTTAATAACCCACGTTTTCACATggagtttttttcttcagtcCAAGAGAAAACTGCCAGTTCTATGGATTAAGCAGGTTTTGAGGTTTTACCAAAACTTCCTTGTCACCATAAACAGTATAAAATTTCATTCACTTCCTTCCAGAGGCCAATATCTGCTTAGCGATATCCCATTACAGGTAACTGCGTTTGATAATTTGGATGAACTGACTCCTTAATTGCCATGTTTATTCTTCTAGACTCTAAGCAAAAAAGTTATAAACTGTTAGGAAAAGcttataaaaatgaattatgtgTGATTAAATTTTGCATACTGTCAGTGATGGACTCCGAAATGGTGGTGATGTAGACAACAGGCTCATCATCAGCATAgagttttctccagctgttccAGTCCTTGAAGCTCTCTGTAACTATGTCATCGTCTGAAATGCCACAGAGCAGCACCACCACTCTGTGTGGTGGATAAAGGAGTCTGTGAAGTGCTTCCTGTAGTTCTAGGTCACAGAGCATGTCCAGGAACGCTCCAGTGAGGAGCAGCACAATGCACTTACAACTTTGGAAACATTCAAAGTTATAACCGTGAAGTTGATCAGCTGGGCCTACCGCATACTGCAAAATAGACCTTTTCTGGAATGCGTAAGAAGAGTTTAAGATCAGCTGCAAGTACGTTGCCCATTCCTGTGCCTCCGCTGTGTGCAGAATTAACAGGTCATATTCGGAGGGGGATTCAGAATTagctgaaaaacagaacatattACAATGTGATGTTTGGATGTACAGGACATGCATTCAAACAGTATTATGATTGCTTTATCAACAGCTAAAACTGTAAACTATTAATCATAGGTTCCTCTTAAACCAGATCCAGCCTCACCATGTGACATGAATCACCATCACATAATGACCTCAAACATTGCACTAATGACACAACCCCAGTCTTCTAATGTGTCAATTACCATGTTGCAGTGGGTAGTGCGTGTCGTGCAAATGCTCCACAACATAGCAGCTGTCCGGCTGTGGAATGTCAAGGTCACTGTGGTTTGAGAATGAATGTCCGATCTGTTTGATATTTCAGTGCAGAGCCAACAAGGAGTTGCGCAAACACAGCGCTGTGTCAACACTGGTCAGAGTAATTTTGTTTGAGTCATTAGAGTGTTTAATCAGGAAAAGCTCACCTCTGTACATGCTAACTGAGACACAAACCCAACACGAGCATTCACATTCACCACAGTTCCCCCTAATGGCAGGGCAGAGAGACTTTTTTCCCTTAATGGACCGATAACATGAATGATCTGACTGGCATGTGAGAAATTCTAAAATAACCAATCTATAAATTCAGTCACATGGGACAGCTAAGATGCttgcttcctgtttttttttttgtcagaaaaaaaattcaatgaAAGCTCTGTTAAAtagcattaaattaaataaacatatttcaaaaGAGAAGTAATCCATGTTTGATAAGTGACCAATTGTAGAGTCCCATTTTACGTAAACATATGGCTTTAGCCTGTATCCTCACCACCCCACCACttgaaaaacagataaagaaGATGGGCTATATTTACCTGATTCAATACTTGAGATGGGCTCGTCCATGGTTGTGAAAACTCTGATAAATCACCCCACAATGACCATCACTTGTCCATGTCCTTTTGGTTTCTGAAATTTACTGAAGTTTCTTACCTCTTCAGCTGAGACTACATTAACTTTCAGTCTAGCCCTTTGCTCAGTTGTATTAATAGCAACACTTAGTTTCCTGATTTTGGTGACGCTGACCCACTTCCTGAAACAGTTGAAGAACTGAGAAAATGCACCAGCCGTGTCACTGTGTGCAGCATGTCTGTAATTTCACTTGCTGTCGGCTGGCTGTTAACTGTTTAAAATCTGTTGcttatttaatgaaaaattacatgtaagaaataaaaagaagcaCATTGTGTTGAATGACTGTGTTAAAATATTGAGAACATATCTTAACAGAAAACTGATTAACACAAATGTCATTTGATATTGTTCacaaaaatactgcacaaacgcagacacacacacacattaccacaAATACATCAATTCACCTTTTGTGTGATTCACATGCTTCTTCCGTTTTTTCACTTCCTTAACACAGTGCACTGACTCCACAGAGTTTCACAGTCAGTAAAAGTATAATTCAAGTAAACTTCCTTAACTCAAAAGATACTTCTACTAGCACTGAGGTTTTTCTATCAATATAAATACTAACCTTACCCATCTATATTTTGTTAGGCAAAAGCTGACCATGCTGATGTactttgtaaatgtattatCTATTAGACaacaatatgaaacataaaatgtgttaCATTGCATACATATACAGCAGTAAACATTAAAAGTAAAGTGAAAGATgcgttttttaaaaatgaaacctaTAATATAAGTTTTATTAATATGATTCCATCTATGGTAGTGAGTAATTTGTGTGTTACAATGCTGAGGATTACCACAGACACTTATAGGACATACACACTCAGTGTATTTCATAATTCAAGCAAGCAAAGCATGCATTGACTGCATGAATGAGTCAATGGATTGAATGACCTGTATGTTGTAAGTATTACTAGATATCTGAAATTCCAGATTCCCCCAAAAATCCATTAACATGAAACTAGTGATTACAACAACATGAGGCACCACAGTTATAtctccactagagggcagaaGACAATCAGTTACATGGGCCAACAGACAGTCCCATTGCTGGTTACTAAGCAGACAGGAGACTGAAGAAAGCAGTAACTACAAGGCATACAAATGAGGATTCAGCTAGAAGCTTGGCAGAGGTCCTGAGTATGGACCATGTCTGCGATGAGAcataagacatttttttaagtcCTTACGGCTGTGTCTGGATTTGTTATTTACTACACAGAGCGCTGCAGTTATTACCATTTTTCTTGAGTGTGGGAAAATATGTATGCTAAGTGCTGTCAAAAACTCACACATTAAATGATCACACATTAACACTGTGATATTGGTACACAAGCAAAAACAGATGAAAGATTCAATCATCTGACAGATAACTCAGTCCAAAATGTGAGCAGGTGGTTTGGACTGCAACAACAAACTCAAGACATTAAACCCTTTTTACACATATTTGTGTGGCACATAAATGTGTCAAAGGCTATGCTTAAGGTATAATTTCCTGGCATCGCTTAGACCCACTGAAACAATTAGATGGTGAAGTAGATGCCAATAAACACAAAGCAGTCTTGACTTTTCACTCAATTTGTACAGTGAAACTGTACCACTGCCATCACCAAAACACCAAACCTTCAATTCTCTCGTAAAATAACTACAAATACTTCTCAAATCAAAGTCAAGAAGCTGTTCTTGGATGTTGATGGCttattttaggtttattttGGCTTCTGCTTACAGGTTTGCCCTACCCTCTGTCTTTAGTTTCTTCAGTTATAATCATGTTTATTTACTTGAATTGCATCACTAAATCAATTTAGTTAGTCAATTAGTTTTGTTTCTACTTTGACCTTTTAATGGGCGCAGCAAAAGTTCACTTTCTGACTTGTGAAGTTGCCCGTGTAGAGCCGGGTGATCCATGACCCGTCTTTAAGTACAATTTCCTGTAGAAAAAGAATCCCCTAATTTCTTCTAACTCTACCATTAGCTACCATAAGCATGACCGGCCTGTTACCTTTTGTTTAGGCTCCCTTGAAACCACTATCTATTAGGTGGCTCAGAtcaaatccctgcagcctgaGTTTAATAAGAGCATATTTTTGCTCCCAAATTTTAACCTTGTTATCCAATATCCTGtcttttttctcctcagtgtgttttcagcacACAAAGCGACTCTAGAGAGTGCATGTCAGTTCACAACACAGACCTGAGATCCTGCTTCTGGGAGCAAGTTTACACACAAGTTTACAGCTTTGTGACATTCTGCTGTTTACTACTGACAAACCATTATTTTTAGCCTACCTGAGCCTTGTCTAGACGTTAGTTGGGCAGCTAAATATAAGGCTGCTTGATTCTGTTAGTACCATTTTACTggaaaatgcatttcattttttgctaTAATTACTTACACCTTGGTAGAATTTGGAAACTTCTCATGTTGACTCATTGTTACTCAGAGTTATGAAATGTATCACAGACACATGATTACTATATGAGAAAATTGATTTGTGCCAATTTTCCAAACTGGACATGATTTCAATAACGTCCACGTTTTGTGTCTCCTGGGTGAAAACCTTGTTTACATAAGAGTCATTTTTGAGGAATGGAAGAAATGCAGCCTTATTTTAACTTTGATAGCAATACAATTTGGCACTTTGACACTTTCATGAGCTCATGAAATTCGCTCAGTTCATAGTCAAGGGTGTAATTTCatcaatgacagaaaaacatgaaatatatcTACACTGTTACTAAACACCCGACAGTCCGAGACAGGAGGCTGTAACAGAGGGGCAGTGGAGTACTGTACATCTAATACTACAGACATAATGGTCATGTTACCATCTCGTTTACTGTACTTCCCCGTCCCGGGAAAGCTCTACCTCATATCTGCACTTCCTCTGGGGCTTTTTGAGAGACTTTTAAAGTGGGGGAAACTAGAAACAAAGCACAGTCCGAGGATATGGAGTGCAATCTTGAAATGGAAAACTGAATTGGGGAAAGGGTTTCTGGTTGAAATGTTATTTGGATGATAGCCTGCATAAGAAAGGGACTGTGTTTGGTTTCTCATTGAGAGTCACCAGCAGGGCTCATTGTGATAAGAAAATAAGTCTAATGTTACCTGATCTGGT is a genomic window of Mastacembelus armatus chromosome 15, fMasArm1.2, whole genome shotgun sequence containing:
- the pik3ap1 gene encoding phosphoinositide 3-kinase adapter protein 1, giving the protein MDEPISSIESANSESPSEYDLLILHTAEAQEWATYLQLILNSSYAFQKRSILQYAVGPADQLHGYNFECFQSCKCIVLLLTGAFLDMLCDLELQEALHRLLYPPHRVVVLLCGISDDDIVTESFKDWNSWRKLYADDEPVVYITTISESITDIECEHESEAAAAAETYITETSSSENPTAAETEEVDSEELTETLREDENEEDPESRENSASEETSSPTQPTCLTVQPNRVLCGEQETLFIIFTQKIDDQLVAEVEFSLESVAAKRVPVTVENEYTISVAAPDMPVGVVSLTLYYDQSCVSLRPVTYYTSMGEVSRYLENATDPINFICQAFNLTSSATESLDNMLTDSLKSRMPTTGLQLFGIRQIEQDNMAANQRIEELPTLLHFAAKFGLKKLTTVLLGCPGALQAYSVMNKYGDYPNTVAEKSGFSDLRQFMDEFVETADMLKCHIEETVNTEEVAEVYELMSTTSQDIMMKYSGCSEDIYESMLGIDPECAEDLYEVMTAIDENPEEAMLRKFFQVKPHDNNVQDNNEHLICEEEEKDDQNDLDQTEEEDPYHFCPEDIYDTVDANSTYPVIINRPPAPIPRPESNPEKHEKPDKPMTYISRVFSDKNIPQSKMMDMECPAARPAVDAPTPIYDPYAGMKTPGQRQLISLQERVKVGEITVDEAVQEFKEWQFDHERRASSIRYQQENLKKLRDSITRRHKEREKTGKELDYEISAPLQRNLGLGSTMTLECAVYEPMPKTAAPPPPVPQNMQRGTWKTGSTSSTSSTESNRLSTHSTFSYSSGTEPDFEDPVENLPPPPRPPRPSDPAPPVPPRVPERVPEKMMHERYISCPTRALPQRPSYRQTHMAPPVPRRPR